The following are encoded together in the Glycine max cultivar Williams 82 chromosome 8, Glycine_max_v4.0, whole genome shotgun sequence genome:
- the LOC100778578 gene encoding cyclin-D1-1: protein MNAEPPLPPALLMSVSCLSDYDLLCGEDTSGVLSGESPECSSSDIGSSPLPPSPPPSPTMTEDCYSIASFIEHERNFVPGFEYLSRFQSRSLDANAREESVAWILKVHAYYGFQPLTAYLAVNYMDRFLDSSQLPETNGWPLQLLSVACLSLAAKMEEPLVPSLLDLQIEGAKYIFEPRTIRRMELLVLGVLDWRLRSVTPLCFLVFFACKADSTGTFTRFLISRATEIIVSNIQEASFLAYRPSCIAAAAILTAANEIPNWSVVKPEQAESWCQGIRKEKVIGCYQLMQELVINNNQRKLPTKVLPQLRVTTRTRMRSSTVSSFSSTSSSSSSTSFSLSCKRRKLNNRLWVDDEKGNSE, encoded by the exons ATGAATGCGGAACCTCCGCTGCCGCCGGCGCTCCTCATGTCGGTTTCCTGCCTCTCCGACTACGACCTCCTCTGTGGCGAGGACACCTCCGGAGTCCTCTCCGGAGAGTCGCCGGAGTGCTCCTCATCCGACATCGGCTCCTCACCACTTCCGCCGTCACCTCCGCCGTCGCCGACGATGACGGAGGATTGTTATTCCATCGCGAGCTTCATCGAGCACGAGCGCAACTTCGTCCCCGGATTCGAGTACCTGTCGAGGTTCCAATCTCGCTCCCTCGACGCCAACGCCAGAGAAGAATCCGTTGCATGGATTCTcaag GTACACGCGTATTATGGCTTTCAGCCTTTGACGGCGTACCTCGCCGTCAACTATATGGATCGGTTTTTGGATTCTAGCCAGTTGCCG GAAACAAATGGGTGGCCTCTGCAACTTCTATCTGTTGCATGCTTGTCTTTGGCAGCAAAAATGGAGGAACCTCTTGTTCCATCTCTCTTGGACCTTCAG ATAGAAGGTGCCAAGTACATATTTGAACCGAGAACAATTCGTAGGATGGAGCTACTTGTTCTGGGTGTCTTGGATTGGAGGCTAAGATCAGTAACCCCACTTTGCTTCCTCGTTTTCTTTGCGTGCAAAGCAGATTCAACTGGAACTTTTACCCGGTTCCTCATTTCCCGGGCTACAGAAATCATCGTATCTAATATCCAAG AGGCTAGCTTTCTTGCTTACAGGCCATCATGCATTGCTGCTGCAGCCATACTCACTGCAGCTAATGAAATTCCTAATTGGTCTGTGGTTAAGCCCGAGCAAGCTGAGTCCTGGTGTCAGGGAATAAGAAAA GAAAAAGTAATAGGGTGCTACCAGTTGATGCAAGAACTTGTGATTAACAATAACCAAAGGAAACTCCCTACTAAAGTGTTGCCGCAGCTGCGAGTAACAACTCGGACCCGAATGAGGTCAAGTACTGTCTCATCATTCtcatcaacatcatcatcatcctctTCAACCTCCTTCTCCTTGTCTTGTAAGAGGAGGAAATTAAATAATCGTTTGTGGGTAGATGATGAGAAAGGAAACTCCgagtaa